One segment of Macaca fascicularis isolate 582-1 chromosome 4, T2T-MFA8v1.1 DNA contains the following:
- the RIPPLY2 gene encoding protein ripply2 isoform X4 encodes METARGAEGTECGAAACMATDRTTRRAAADSGYAGFWRPWVDAGGKKEEETPNQAAEAMPDGPGMTAASGKLSQFRHPVRLFWPKSKCYDYLYQEAEALLKNFPIQATISFYEDSDSEDEIEELTCEN; translated from the exons ATGGAGACCGCAAGAGGCGCAGAGGGCACAGAGTGTGGAGCCGCGGCGTGCATGGCCACCGACCGCACTACGCGGCGCGCGGCCGCAGACTCCGG ATACGCGGGCTTCTGGAGACCCTGGGTGGACGCCGGaggcaagaaagaagaggagacGCCGAACCAAGCCGCGGAGGCG ATGCCCGATGGCCCTGGAATGACCGCAGCTTCAGGAAAGCTTTCGCAATTCAGGCACCCAGTCAG ACTATTTTGGCCAAAATCAAAGTGTTATGATTACTTATATCAAGAAGCAGAAGCTCTTCTGAAAAATTTTCCAATTCAAGCCACAATTTCATTTTACGAAGATTCTGATAGTGAAGATGAAATTGAGGAGCTGACCTGTGAAAATTAA
- the RIPPLY2 gene encoding protein ripply2 isoform X2, whose product MRLAGERGGEGANLSMCSRPRGLYKARVSDLLELAKIARELAAAFRQSPRRHGDRKRRRGHRVWSRGVHGHRPHYAARGRRLRIRGLLETLGGRRRQERRGDAEPSRGGDARWPWNDRSFRKAFAIQAPSQRSVTHQIEKDYFGQNQSVMITYIKKQKLF is encoded by the exons ATGCGGTTAGCAGGGGAGAGGGGCGGAGAGGGAGCGAACCTCTCAATGTGCAGCAGGCCGCGAGGGCTATATAAAGCTCGGGTCTCGGACCTACTGGAACTGGCCAAGATTGCCCGCGAGCTGGCAGCGGCCTTCCGCCAGTCTCCGCGGCGCCATGGAGACCGCAAGAGGCGCAGAGGGCACAGAGTGTGGAGCCGCGGCGTGCATGGCCACCGACCGCACTACGCGGCGCGCGGCCGCAGACTCCGG ATACGCGGGCTTCTGGAGACCCTGGGTGGACGCCGGaggcaagaaagaagaggagacGCCGAACCAAGCCGCGGAGGCG ATGCCCGATGGCCCTGGAATGACCGCAGCTTCAGGAAAGCTTTCGCAATTCAGGCACCCAGTCAG AGATCCGTTACTCATCAAATTGAAAAAG ACTATTTTGGCCAAAATCAAAGTGTTATGATTACTTATATCAAGAAGCAGAAGCTCTTCTGA
- the RIPPLY2 gene encoding protein ripply2 isoform X5 translates to METARGAEGTECGAAACMATDRTTRRAAADSGYAGFWRPWVDAGGKKEEETPNQAAEAMPDGPGMTAASGKLSQFRHPVSCNFSCQLFEDYFGQNQSVMITYIKKQKLF, encoded by the exons ATGGAGACCGCAAGAGGCGCAGAGGGCACAGAGTGTGGAGCCGCGGCGTGCATGGCCACCGACCGCACTACGCGGCGCGCGGCCGCAGACTCCGG ATACGCGGGCTTCTGGAGACCCTGGGTGGACGCCGGaggcaagaaagaagaggagacGCCGAACCAAGCCGCGGAGGCG ATGCCCGATGGCCCTGGAATGACCGCAGCTTCAGGAAAGCTTTCGCAATTCAGGCACCCAGTCAG ctgCAACTTCAGCTGTCAACTTTTTGAGG ACTATTTTGGCCAAAATCAAAGTGTTATGATTACTTATATCAAGAAGCAGAAGCTCTTCTGA
- the RIPPLY2 gene encoding protein ripply2 isoform X3 — MRLAGERGGEGANLSMCSRPRGLYKARVSDLLELAKIARELAAAFRQSPRRHGDRKRRRGHRVWSRGVHGHRPHYAARGRRLRIRGLLETLGGRRRQERRGDAEPSRGGDARWPWNDRSFRKAFAIQAPSQRSVTHQIEKAATSAVNFLRTILAKIKVL; from the exons ATGCGGTTAGCAGGGGAGAGGGGCGGAGAGGGAGCGAACCTCTCAATGTGCAGCAGGCCGCGAGGGCTATATAAAGCTCGGGTCTCGGACCTACTGGAACTGGCCAAGATTGCCCGCGAGCTGGCAGCGGCCTTCCGCCAGTCTCCGCGGCGCCATGGAGACCGCAAGAGGCGCAGAGGGCACAGAGTGTGGAGCCGCGGCGTGCATGGCCACCGACCGCACTACGCGGCGCGCGGCCGCAGACTCCGG ATACGCGGGCTTCTGGAGACCCTGGGTGGACGCCGGaggcaagaaagaagaggagacGCCGAACCAAGCCGCGGAGGCG ATGCCCGATGGCCCTGGAATGACCGCAGCTTCAGGAAAGCTTTCGCAATTCAGGCACCCAGTCAG AGATCCGTTACTCATCAAATTGAAAAAG ctgCAACTTCAGCTGTCAACTTTTTGAGG ACTATTTTGGCCAAAATCAAAGTGTTATGA
- the RIPPLY2 gene encoding protein ripply2 isoform X1, with the protein MRLAGERGGEGANLSMCSRPRGLYKARVSDLLELAKIARELAAAFRQSPRRHGDRKRRRGHRVWSRGVHGHRPHYAARGRRLRVGFSALLCASQLPLSLPPAPPQLLPSTLHPPPRGASARLRWILPGLGSRLLCAPCAIHPADTRASGDPGWTPEARKKRRRRTKPRRRCPMALE; encoded by the exons ATGCGGTTAGCAGGGGAGAGGGGCGGAGAGGGAGCGAACCTCTCAATGTGCAGCAGGCCGCGAGGGCTATATAAAGCTCGGGTCTCGGACCTACTGGAACTGGCCAAGATTGCCCGCGAGCTGGCAGCGGCCTTCCGCCAGTCTCCGCGGCGCCATGGAGACCGCAAGAGGCGCAGAGGGCACAGAGTGTGGAGCCGCGGCGTGCATGGCCACCGACCGCACTACGCGGCGCGCGGCCGCAGACTCCGGGTAGGCTTCTCCGCGCTGCTCTGTGCCTCCCAGCTTCCCCTGTCCCTCCCGCCTGCGcctccccagctcctcccctccACTCTCCATCCCCCACCCCGCGGTGCCAGCGCTCGGCTTCGGTGGATTCTCCCGGGTCTGGGCTCACGTCTCCTCTGCGCGCCTTGTGCTATCCATCCCGCAGATACGCGGGCTTCTGGAGACCCTGGGTGGACGCCGGaggcaagaaagaagaggagacGCCGAACCAAGCCGCGGAGGCG ATGCCCGATGGCCCTGGAATGA